In the genome of Chrysemys picta bellii isolate R12L10 chromosome 17, ASM1138683v2, whole genome shotgun sequence, one region contains:
- the LOC135976415 gene encoding galectin-4-like, whose protein sequence is MTAPVALVSVTNVGTPSNIAVAGGFLLGMLVNIRGSVPKDSKRFDVNFLCGGDRKNEIAFHFNPRFEEGRDRVIFNSLLNKEWGHVEESSTSPFRKGTSFLLQFVITENGYKVIVDNKPFYEYSHRIPIEQVKILQVAWTVEVQQIEIFKDSSCTFPETK, encoded by the exons ATGACAGCTCCAGTGGCTCTCGTTTCTGTTACCAATGTG GGGACTCCTTCCAACATCGCTGTTGCTGGGGGCTTTCTGCTAGGGATGTTGGTGAATATCCGTGGCTCCGTGCCAAAGGACAGCAAGAG GTTTGATGTGAACTTTCTCTGTGGTGGGGACAGAAAGAATGAAATCGCCTTTCACTTTAACCCCCGCTTCGAAGAGGGCAGGGACAGAGTCATTTTCAACAGCTTGCTGAACAAAGAGTGGGGCCACGTAGAAGAGAGCTCTACTAGCCCTTTCCGCAAAGGGACGAGCTTCCTGCTGCAGTTTGTCATTACTGAAAACGGCTACAAG GTGATTGTGGACAACAAGCCCTTCTATGAGTACTCTCATCGTATCCCGATCGAGCAAGTGAAAATCCTCCAGGTGGCCTGGACTGTGGAGGTGCAGCAAATTGAGATCTTCAAAGACAGCAGCTGTACATTCCCTGAAACCAAATAG